The genomic segment CTGGTAATGGCTTCTGAAATGTCTCCATACCGCTAGAAGATGAAGACAGTAGGTCGAGGGGCGTCTGTTGTAACAGAGGAGGCAAATCGGGtagtttttccttaaaatcTTCTGTGCTGAAAGGTGCATTGCTGTAGCTTGATTCAGGGGAAGGAGGTTCTTCTGACCTACTGGTGTTATTAAGGACCTCTGGAATACTATCCTGCATAGCACATTAGTTGAAAGTTGAATCATTACGTTgattataggaaaatataatactGAACTAGCCATCCCTTAGAAAGTATTGTTAAAAGATCATCAATTCCTAATTAAATTAAGCTCTAACAGCATCTTAGATCTTAGTTCTAGGGATATAGAAACAAGTTTAGGCCTGTGAAAATGGAAATCCTCATTATTGTACAGTAGTATAGCTTTCTCTTTTAGGAGTGAAGCATGTAAATGTACATAACACtgagaaggaaaagaaagtACACAACAGACAGTACCATTTGAAGCCACAGCTAAAGCCGTTTTCTTGGCTTCCCCGACCAAATTCTTTTTCAGAAGATTAATTAGGcaattatattttttacttatcTTTACAAATTCAAAACTTTCAATAAAAGATCTACAGGTGCATCCtatttaattttaggtagttTATATCCCAGATGATGCCATCCTGTTGGCATTGTAAATGTGATGATAGGTCCATAACATTAAGTTTAATAGATTAAGCAAATTCAGTTTCTGGGATTACAAGATCTGGATTCAGGAAGCAGCACTGTAACCTTATTATCCTCAGCTACTGGTTTCAACTTCAGACCTTATCCCAATAACTCAATCTTGTCACTACCTGACAGGAGTATTTACCAATTTTAGCATATAAGAATTTATGCTTTCACACCTAACCTATCTCACCAGCCATATTGACACATGCAAATGTGTGATCATTTTACTATGGCATATATCAATAAGGAGATCAAATGAATCACACTGATAGAGTGTCCAATGTTGAGTTAAAATCAGAATGTTTAAAAAAGATTATTACCTGCAAGTCCAAGACATTGAACACATTTCCGGTATCATCACGTTCACATGGCAAATCAGGAGCAAATCTCCATTGTCCATCAACAAGGAACCGATAGTGATACACGCCCGACGGCAGCACCTTCATGACAGTGAAGTCCTTGTCTGTTCTTTGTAAGAAATCTCtattgtaaaaaagtgaaatcaCTTTGTTAACAAGCTTAAGTTTAGAGGGACTAAAATGCaacaaaaaagaacaagaatcaatcaaacatactttGTCTTCCAGCCATCCCATGATCCCTCAATAGCAACTTCATGCCCCCCATAACTCCATATGATCATTGTTGGTATCCCATTTTCACAAGGCATCTCCCCATACTCCATTGTCTTTTGCAATATGTTGCCACTTTGATTTTGCATTAAGATTTCATCAGGCCTTTGTAAGGGGAAAACTGGAACCTGCAGAATAGAGAAGAAGTATCAGTTTTTCAATTGAAGTTTCAATACCTGAATTCTACTAAAATACCACTGAGGAATTGAAACAAGTGAGCTGTTAAACAAAAAGGCATAGATTCATGCCTCACATTTATTGTGACAGTTGGTCCCCTCCAATTTATGTGACTAACAAATTGCCAAATGATCTTCTTGTGTGTCCTTTAATAGTACCAGACACAACACATTAAGCCCACAAAATTTGTAGTACAGGCAGGAATATATACTATTACTACTTAAATCTCCCAACTCTAAAAGTAACTTCCTCCACTTCAGGCCAAAACCACCTACCAAATATATCCTCCACGCACAAGTTAGTTCAAGAAGAGCTTTAACAATTTAAGCATTACCTTCTTAAGGATACTGTCCAAAAAAATCTACAGTACTTATAGAAGACTTGCTAACATACTTCACTCCAAATACCGGAATACAATGATTTACCACAACACAAGGTTAAATAAGCAAAAATTGTACTCCCTTTGCTTtgatttgtttgtcttactttcattttcagtcttttttcaaaaaaaaaaaaaatgtcactttCAATATATACTCCcacatgacatatttaagaccacaatGATTCAAAGTTACACATATTTAGTTTAAGACTACaagataatatttttattttcttaaactagTATCTTGAAAATGCCAACCTAACTGACATAAAAATATAACTActacagtatttttttttttttttttgagcctgACCTGTGGAGTAAAAATCAAAGGAGACTGATGATAAGCTTTAGGGCTATGAGAAGGGGACTGAACCATATATTCCTCCTCTTCATGTTCTTGATTCTTGATTCCTGATGTCTCTGCAacatcttcttctttcttcccaCTCACATTCCCCATGAATACTGCATAATACAAAAAACCCCACTTCATATGTCAAATATAGTCATCTATATTCCATGTCTAAaccttaagaaaacacatataaAAACAGGAAACAGAAAAAAGCAGTATAtggtaaagaaaaaaaaggaaagctaAGCCATGCCAgttataaaaaagaaatgatAAACCTAGAGATACAGATAGCCTGAGAGATTTGGTAACTTACCCATTATTTATTGcggcttttatatatatacatatatatatatatatatacatatatatatatatatatatgtatataaattgaGGGTTTTACTGAGAGCAACCCCACAAAGCAAACCAAGATTTTTAACTCAAAGGGCAGGTAACATGATTTATGCAGCTTTTGTGTATAATTGATTGATGGAAAgctttttttgtcatttttctctctcttcaacTGTTAAGAGTAAAGAACTGAAATAATGGGGGAAAAGTGTTTTTATTCTCCAATGAGTTTGGAAGATACTTCGGTGGACTAATGATGTTTTTGTTTAAATAAAGGAATGTTCCATTATTTTGGCAAAAAAGTTTGTTTCTTTATATTACAGTGTTCATGCAGCTACCAATCACATCTTGCAAACTGCACACTATTAGCTTATGTTAAATTACTTTTTTCTCCTTGAAACTTTGAAGCAAAGTTCTAAAATGACCTTCTTGAGGCATTGATGTGGAAAATAATTGGGTGGCAATGTTGCTAACTATTGAAATTAGTTTATAAATGTACTTTACCTTCCATGATTAGCGATTTATGTTAGTTCCTAAGCATCGAACCTGAGCCATCCATTATGAAGTCTCATACTCAATCAACTGAGCCGCTCTTGCGGGTATGAATGTATCATGTTATTTTACTACATCGGTTCTAATTTTGACACAATTTCCCTATTAGtctattaaaaaattaatattttctccttttcaatttatttgtcttaattAGTTTAACTtgtaaagttaaaaaatatgtttttgacgataatttttttaaatactttttaattattttgaattattaactattgtgatttatagtttttttatgtagtttttaaatatgtaaatttcaACAAAGTGAAAGTTCTATGTCCAAATTCACACCGAACATTAGTTAGTTTAACTCTATTACTGTAACAATTGAAACAGAAAGTGTAATATTTGTATATCTGTATTCTCTTGAATTGAAATATACCTGTACTGCTAGTTTGAGCTTCTTTTCACGTATTTCCCGGAGACAGGGGGAAACAAAATTTGGTCGCTGATAGAGACACTGTCGATTCTCAGTGATTACTTCACAATTTCTCGCCTTAAAATGAGTGATTGAGTCACAAGTTACTATCTCACACTCCTCAAGATTTAATCTTACTTGACTTATAATTACTTCCTTGACAAGATTAATTACTTAGCTTAATTATTACGTTAGTCTTAACCACTAGCTAGTTTACTTGGCAATTATAAATTTCTAAAAGTCCTGTTTCCAAATCTTAaggaaaagcaaaaacaaaattcAACCATGATTACCCTatttttgtatagttctaataTAGGTTTGTAGCTTAgagatatttatttacttgGACTCATAATACAACGTTGTTGTCAAAAGGTTTCAAGAATCTTTTCTTGTGCggatttttgtcattttcaaatgaaaatatttaGCTAACAAGTCAGCGCCGGTGCACACAATTACGATGACCTCTATTATTTATGTGTAGTATTTTTTTACTTACAGTAATTAAAAAGTTTCACTCAGCCTAATTAACATGCATGACTCAACGAGGTAATACAGGATCCTGTGCCAATTATGACCTATTGAATCCTTTTaatctatttaattaaaattaactACGTGACAGCAGGCAGAGTTACAGTATTCGATATGGGTTTTGGACGAACTCAATAACTTTTGTTTAGATTTCGTATTAGAAAattcattttatataaatatttaactgcaaaaattcattttatataaatatttaactgCAAACTCACAAGTACCTAAAACGAGCTGGATGAGATCATTCGATGATAacttcaaattcataaacattagATATTGATTCTGCAGTTAATCTGGCGAAGGAAATTGAAACACATTTTTACGCATTAATCTGCCAGTATTGGAAAAAGAAACTAGAGCCAATTTAATTCTCCTTGCCAATGTGGTTGGAAGAGGGAGTAAATACATA from the Lycium ferocissimum isolate CSIRO_LF1 chromosome 11, AGI_CSIRO_Lferr_CH_V1, whole genome shotgun sequence genome contains:
- the LOC132037240 gene encoding SNF1-related protein kinase regulatory subunit beta-2-like encodes the protein MKWGFLYYAVFMGNVSGKKEEDVAETSGIKNQEHEEEEYMVQSPSHSPKAYHQSPLIFTPQVPVFPLQRPDEILMQNQSGNILQKTMEYGEMPCENGIPTMIIWSYGGHEVAIEGSWDGWKTKDFLQRTDKDFTVMKVLPSGVYHYRFLVDGQWRFAPDLPCERDDTGNVFNVLDLQDSIPEVLNNTSRSEEPPSPESSYSNAPFSTEDFKEKLPDLPPLLQQTPLDLLSSSSSGMETFQKPLPAVLNHLYIQKTRSSQSMVVLSSTNRFRTKYVTAVLYKSLKNLKK